Proteins from a single region of Punica granatum isolate Tunisia-2019 chromosome 8, ASM765513v2, whole genome shotgun sequence:
- the LOC116216090 gene encoding BTB/POZ domain-containing protein At3g56230-like → MDCTICSSFPMIIRPPRNTICGACFEGIKCALALVSSSELESRLADRKLSNLTAPNKGLGDLVEWIKYMKNVERELNERICFLAGSLTAFADQIHTDILIKPGDGSSISTHRSILATRSGIFKNMLDSDICKAPPQDSTIPIPELTHDELESLLEFLYTGDLPPEKIEKHAYPLSLAAHKFEILYLEKFCERHMLRSLNVNSALDVLEISDICLNQKMKERVLGFIVRNFEEVAFSEKYETFCSKNPHLSVQITRATLAEARSNRRPSGEVCSPKVVGRDHGGVFRI, encoded by the exons ATGGACTGCACAATCTGCAGTTCGTTTCCGATGATCATAAGACCCCCGAGGAACACGATATGTGGAGCTTGCTTCGAAGGAATCAAGTGTGCATTGGCTCTCGTAAGCAGCTCCGAATTAGAATCAAGACTGGCAGACCGAAAGTTGAGCAACCTCACCGCTCCAAATAAG GGACTTGGAGATCTTGTGGAATGGATAAAGTACATGAAGAATGTAGAACGTGAGCTGAACGAGAGGATTTGCTTTCTTGCGGGGTCTCTTACGGCCTTCGCTGATCAAATCCACACGGATATACTCATCAAGCCAGGCGATGGCTCATCTATATCCACCCATAGAAGCATACTG GCAACAAGATCAGGAATCTTCAAGAACATGCTTGACTCGGACATATGCAAGGCTCCTCCACAGGACAGCACCATTCCAATCCCGGAACTCACCCATGACGAGCTCGAGTCCCTGTTGGAATTCCTCTACACGGGAGACTTACCTCCCGAGAAGATTGAAAAACATGCCTATCCCCTCTCCCTTGCCGCCCACAAGTTTGAGATCCTGTACCTGGAGAAGTTCTGTGAGCGCCACATGCTCCGGTCTTTAAACGTGAACTCCGCCCTCGATGTGCTGGAGATATCGGACATATGTTTGAACCAGAAGATGAAGGAGAGGGTGCTGGGATTTATAGTTCGGAACTTCGAGGAGGTTGCCTTCTCGGAGAAGTATGAAACATTTTGTAGCAAGAATCCCCATTTGAGTGTTCAGATTACTAGGGCTACCTTAGCTGAGGCAAGGAGCAACAGGCGGCCGAGCGGTGAAGTTTGCTCGCCCAAAGTTGTGGGTCGGGATCATGGCGGCGTGTTCAGAATCTGA
- the LOC116189030 gene encoding uncharacterized protein LOC116189030 isoform X2: MKVARAVLRSLSYGVSRQLHRPPVTRHFSVFADSGDRDGDKPNSDSSESINDFTRRMFGDVTESGSKNDAFFRKFDQLHQGRSDSRVDSEGDSGTWDWGDSYDSLDDGMDDKLKREATYFEYNSDECDEEDYSFRPDMNFQPGMTYDVQDLDLRRPGVFKPTERPEFEVTTREVLRKADFRNVRFLANFITEAGIIIKRSKTGISAKAQRKIAREIKTARAFGLMPFTTMGTKSFAFGKSMENVDADYEYETYGSRDDAEVDGVFEAPNRRQGVL, translated from the exons ATGAAGGTGGCTCGAGCTGTGCTTCGGTCCCTCAGCTATGGCGTTTCTCGCCAATTACACCGTCCCCCTGTTACTAGACATTTCTCTGTCTTTGCCGATTCAG GTGATAGAGACGGTGATAAGCCGAACTCTGATTCATCGGAGTCGATTAATGACTTTACAAGGCGTATGTTCGGCGATGTCACCGAAAGCGGTTCCAAAAATGATGCTTTCTTCCGGAAATTTGACCAACTCCACCAGGGCAGATCTGATTCGAGAGTGGACAGTGAAGGGGACTCTGGAACGTGGGATTGGGGGGACAGTTATGACTCGTTAGACGACGGGATGGATGATAAGTTGAAGCGAGAGGCGACTTACTTCGAATACAATTCTGATGAATGTGACGAGGAGGACTACTCGTTCCGACCGGATATGAACTTTCAGCCCGGGATGACTTATGATGTGCAG GATCTTGACCTCAGACGACCAGGAGTGTTCAAGCCAACTGAAAGACCGGAGTTTGAAGTTACGACGAGGGAAGTTCTCAGGAAAGCTGATTTCAGG AATGTGAGATTCCTTGCAAATTTCATAACTGAGGCTGGAATCATTATCAAAAGAAGCAAG ACTGGCATCAGTGCCAAGGCTCAGAGGAAGATTGCGAGGGAGATCAAAACAGCTCGAGCATTCGGTCTCATGCCCTTCACAACTATGGGGACAAAATCTTTTGCTTTTGGAAAGTCCATGGAGAATGTTGATGCAGACTACGAGTACGAGACCTACGGTAGCCGTGACGACGCAGAGGTGGATGGTGTTTTCGAGGCTCCGAATAGGCGCCAAGGCGTGCTCTAA
- the LOC116216091 gene encoding uncharacterized protein LOC116216091 isoform X3, with protein sequence MSIQACVLGICMRRALWKRLSLYSKESIQELPPKVRLVIKRKVKMVTSSSSEGKKNKEKKNKNNDKKAAELHEKLQLLRSITHSHALNEASVVLDASRYIQELQHRVESLDQDTSTAQHSSYNQSSLPVQVTVETLEKGFLITVISEISSQVLLCSVLESFEELGLNVLEARVSCMESFQLQVIAEVRMKKEMEV encoded by the exons ATGTCGATACAGGCCTGCGTGCTTGGAATATGCATGAGAAGGGCGTTATG GAAAAGGTTATCATTATATAGCAAGGAAAGCATTCAAGAGCTCCCCCCAAAAGTGAGGCTTGTGATAAAGAGAAAAGTGAAAATGGTgacttcatcatcatcagaagggaagaagaacaaggagaagaagaataagaataatgaTAAGAAAGCAGCAGAACTGCATGAGAAGCTCCAACTCCTTCGTTCCATCACTCATTCACATGCA CTGAACGAGGCTTCAGTCGTCCTCGACGCATCCAGATACATTCAAGAGTTGCAGCACAGAGTCGAAAGCCTCGACCAAGATACATCTACAGCACAACACTCGAGCTATAACCAGTCATCTTTGCCAGTG CAGGTAACAGTAGAAACCCTCGAGAAGGGTTTTCTAATCACTGTAATTTCAGAGATAAGCAGTCAGGTCCTGCTGTGTTCGGTCTTGGAATCTTTCGAAGAACTTGGCCTCAATGTCCTCGAAGCTAGGGTTTCTTGTATGGAGAGCTTCCAACTACAAGTGATTGCAGAAGTAAG aatGAAGAAGGAGATGGAAGTATAG
- the LOC116187319 gene encoding uncharacterized protein LOC116187319: protein MQRSNGRRQQLPRNVDDKVFSRQLTKESSAANTSSRIFYYGGAAGSVPFRWESSPGTPKHPSSSCTSLIPSLTPPPSYHAKILSTTPDSGWRSKPKVVRAILSKLSMLPASPRRSCHISPASSVSSSSSSSSSIWSLSSPSRLRRGGQGENLSWKRFPLKFELEDNEMEVVNRHQEEEDELDEYFRPPSPTSTLSFRTRRSNSTSTGSRFRGCYPVKSVRNRLFSIIGHQGSV from the coding sequence ATGCAGCGCAGCAATGGCAGAAGGCAGCAGCTCCCTCGAAACGTTGACGACAAGGTCTTCTCCAGGCAGCTGACGAAAGAGTCCTCGGCCGCCAACACCTCCTCCCGCATATTCTACTATGGCGGTGCAGCCGGCTCTGTTCCCTTCCGGTGGGAGTCCAGCCCTGGAACCCCGAAGCACCCCTCGTCCTCCTGCACATCCCTCATCCCTTCCCTCACTCCTCCCCCTTCCTACCATGCGAAAATCTTGAGTACAACTCCAGACTCCGGGTGGAGAAGCAAGCCAAAGGTCGTAAGGGCGATCCTCTCAAAGCTCAGCATGCTGCCTGCTTCCCCGAGGCGGTCCTGCCACATTTCCCCTGCGTCCTCGgtatcctcctcctcttcctcatcctcttccatatGGTCATTATCGTCTCCCTCGAGGCTTCGTCGTGGCGGCCAGGGTGAGAACTTGTCATGGAAGAGATTTCCTCTCAAGTTCGAGCTGGAAGACAATGAGATGGAGGTTGTCAACAGGCACcaggaggaggaagacgagCTGGATGAATATTTCAGGCCTCCGTCTCCGACTTCTACATTGAGTTTTCGCACCAGGAGGAGCAACTCGACCAGTACCGGAAGTCGGTTTCGAGGGTGCTACCCGGTGAAGAGTGTGCGCAACAGGCTCTTCTCCATCATAGGGCACCAAGGCAGTGTATAG
- the LOC116189031 gene encoding uncharacterized protein LOC116189031 isoform X1, with protein MEMEEVRRRMGPLLLPGNGGGGSSRRMRKPLSDCTNTARNSSQSSSSYTASVLKPQPKPDFSVPHSNSRLCSKTSKTRARNPSPSPVAAASAVPPRPPTKSASASGRECKTFDPHAAQIQGRAVQNARTEGKTAMVPVSSSLTKRNRRTGDKLDQGEEGSISKSCALPKKRKQHCKREEDDSKKAFEDYIQQQRSYYAEIDAFELPEEEVDSIAALE; from the exons ATGGAAATGGAAGAAGTCCGGAGGAGAATGGGGCCACTGCTTCTTCCCGGCAATGGCGGGGGCGGTAGCAGCCGCAGAATGAGGAAGCCCCTCTCCGACTGCACCAACACCGCTCGCAACTCCTCCCAGTCCTCTTCTTCTTATACGGCGTCTGTTCTCAAGCCACAACCGAAGCCCGATTTCTCGGTCCCCCACTCCAATTCGCGGCTCTGCAGCAAAACCAGCAAGACCAGAGCTCGGAACCCTAGCCCCTCCCCTGTTGCTGCCGCTTCCGCCGTACCTCCTCGGCCTCCCACCAAATCCGCTTCTGCTTCTG GGCGAGAGTGTAAAACATTTGACCCTCATGCAGCTCAGATTCAAGGTCGAGCTGTGCAAAACGCTAGGACCGAAGGGAAGACAGCTATGGTGCCTGTGAGCAGCTCTCTTACAAAAAGGAATAGGAGAACGGG TGACAAGCTTGATCAAGGTGAAGAGGGCAGTATATCCAAATCATGTGCTTTGCCCAAGAAAAGG AAGCAGCACTGCAAACGAGAAGAGGATGATTCCAAGAAGGCCTTCGAAGACTATATCCAGCAGCAGAGATCGTATTATGCAGAGATTGATGCATTCGAACTGCCAGAGGAGGAGGTAGACTCAATTGCAGCTTTGGAGTGA
- the LOC116189082 gene encoding LOB domain-containing protein 15-like, with amino-acid sequence MSREQMMLKSAPSAAAASGGGGGGETLMTKTNTITPCAACRLLRRRCAPECPFSPYFSPNEPHKFACVHKVFGASNVSKMLMEVPEDQRADTADSLVYEATLRLKDPVYGCVGAISVLQHQVQCLETELNAVRAEILRYKLRNARIMAPPSPPTHESINVPISRPFSMDAPPSAPPLPPSLPPAAYSGLSVFTHANTSSSQYSTVSGKNLAYFG; translated from the exons ATGAGTAGGGAGCAAATGATGTTAAAGAGCGCACCTTCAGCGGCAGCGGCaagtggaggaggaggaggaggagaaaccCTAATGACGAAAACAAACACAATCACGCCTTGTGCAGCATGCAGGTTATTGAGGAGGAGGTGTGCACCAGAATGTCCTTTCTCTCCCTACTTCTCCCCAAACGAACCCCACAAATTTGCTTGCGTGCACAAAGTTTTCGGTGCCAGCAATGTCTCCAAGATGCTCATG GAGGTGCCTGAGGACCAACGAGCCGATACAGCCGACAGTCTCGTGTACGAAGCAACGTTGAGACTCAAAGACCCTGTGTATGGATGTGTCGGCGCAATCTCGGTTTTACAACACCAAGTTCAATGCCTAGAAACTGAACTCAATGCAGTTAGGGCTGAAATTCTCAGATACAAGCTAAGGAACGCAAGAATAATGGCTCCTCCTTCCCCTCCAACCCATGAATCTATTAATGTACCAATTTCAAGACCTTTTTCCATGGACGCGCCACCATCCGCACCACCACTACCTCCATCACTGCCGCCTGCAGCATACTCCGGTTTATCCGTCTTCACACACGCAAACACGAGCTCGTCCCAATACAGCACCGTTTCTGGAAAAAATCTAGCTTATTTCGGTTAA
- the LOC116216091 gene encoding uncharacterized protein LOC116216091 isoform X2 produces the protein MSIQACVLGICMRRALWKRLSLYSKESIQELPPKVRLVIKRKVKMVTSSSSEGKKNKEKKNKNNDKKAAELHEKLQLLRSITHSHALNEASVVLDASRYIQELQHRVESLDQDTSTAQHSSYNQSSLPVVTVETLEKGFLITVISEISSQVLLCSVLESFEELGLNVLEARVSCMESFQLQVIAENEEGDGSIDSQTVRSAVVQAIRSWGVSNDDQD, from the exons ATGTCGATACAGGCCTGCGTGCTTGGAATATGCATGAGAAGGGCGTTATG GAAAAGGTTATCATTATATAGCAAGGAAAGCATTCAAGAGCTCCCCCCAAAAGTGAGGCTTGTGATAAAGAGAAAAGTGAAAATGGTgacttcatcatcatcagaagggaagaagaacaaggagaagaagaataagaataatgaTAAGAAAGCAGCAGAACTGCATGAGAAGCTCCAACTCCTTCGTTCCATCACTCATTCACATGCA CTGAACGAGGCTTCAGTCGTCCTCGACGCATCCAGATACATTCAAGAGTTGCAGCACAGAGTCGAAAGCCTCGACCAAGATACATCTACAGCACAACACTCGAGCTATAACCAGTCATCTTTGCCAGTG GTAACAGTAGAAACCCTCGAGAAGGGTTTTCTAATCACTGTAATTTCAGAGATAAGCAGTCAGGTCCTGCTGTGTTCGGTCTTGGAATCTTTCGAAGAACTTGGCCTCAATGTCCTCGAAGCTAGGGTTTCTTGTATGGAGAGCTTCCAACTACAAGTGATTGCAGAA aatGAAGAAGGAGATGGAAGTATAGATTCGCAAACAGTTCGAAGCGCAGTAGTACAGGCAATCCGGAGCTGGGGTGTGAGTAACGATGATCAAGATTAA
- the LOC116216091 gene encoding uncharacterized protein LOC116216091 isoform X1, whose amino-acid sequence MSIQACVLGICMRRALWKRLSLYSKESIQELPPKVRLVIKRKVKMVTSSSSEGKKNKEKKNKNNDKKAAELHEKLQLLRSITHSHALNEASVVLDASRYIQELQHRVESLDQDTSTAQHSSYNQSSLPVQVTVETLEKGFLITVISEISSQVLLCSVLESFEELGLNVLEARVSCMESFQLQVIAENEEGDGSIDSQTVRSAVVQAIRSWGVSNDDQD is encoded by the exons ATGTCGATACAGGCCTGCGTGCTTGGAATATGCATGAGAAGGGCGTTATG GAAAAGGTTATCATTATATAGCAAGGAAAGCATTCAAGAGCTCCCCCCAAAAGTGAGGCTTGTGATAAAGAGAAAAGTGAAAATGGTgacttcatcatcatcagaagggaagaagaacaaggagaagaagaataagaataatgaTAAGAAAGCAGCAGAACTGCATGAGAAGCTCCAACTCCTTCGTTCCATCACTCATTCACATGCA CTGAACGAGGCTTCAGTCGTCCTCGACGCATCCAGATACATTCAAGAGTTGCAGCACAGAGTCGAAAGCCTCGACCAAGATACATCTACAGCACAACACTCGAGCTATAACCAGTCATCTTTGCCAGTG CAGGTAACAGTAGAAACCCTCGAGAAGGGTTTTCTAATCACTGTAATTTCAGAGATAAGCAGTCAGGTCCTGCTGTGTTCGGTCTTGGAATCTTTCGAAGAACTTGGCCTCAATGTCCTCGAAGCTAGGGTTTCTTGTATGGAGAGCTTCCAACTACAAGTGATTGCAGAA aatGAAGAAGGAGATGGAAGTATAGATTCGCAAACAGTTCGAAGCGCAGTAGTACAGGCAATCCGGAGCTGGGGTGTGAGTAACGATGATCAAGATTAA
- the LOC116189030 gene encoding uncharacterized protein LOC116189030 isoform X1, producing MAFLANYTVPLLLDISLSLPIQVSLYNLMSCTDVCECLAILCCLAGDRDGDKPNSDSSESINDFTRRMFGDVTESGSKNDAFFRKFDQLHQGRSDSRVDSEGDSGTWDWGDSYDSLDDGMDDKLKREATYFEYNSDECDEEDYSFRPDMNFQPGMTYDVQDLDLRRPGVFKPTERPEFEVTTREVLRKADFRNVRFLANFITEAGIIIKRSKTGISAKAQRKIAREIKTARAFGLMPFTTMGTKSFAFGKSMENVDADYEYETYGSRDDAEVDGVFEAPNRRQGVL from the exons ATGGCGTTTCTCGCCAATTACACCGTCCCCCTGTTACTAGACATTTCTCTGTCTTTGCCGATTCAG GTTTCTCTGTATAATTTGATGTCTTGTACCGATGTGTGTGAGTGTCTTGCCATCCTTTGCTGTTTGGCAGGTGATAGAGACGGTGATAAGCCGAACTCTGATTCATCGGAGTCGATTAATGACTTTACAAGGCGTATGTTCGGCGATGTCACCGAAAGCGGTTCCAAAAATGATGCTTTCTTCCGGAAATTTGACCAACTCCACCAGGGCAGATCTGATTCGAGAGTGGACAGTGAAGGGGACTCTGGAACGTGGGATTGGGGGGACAGTTATGACTCGTTAGACGACGGGATGGATGATAAGTTGAAGCGAGAGGCGACTTACTTCGAATACAATTCTGATGAATGTGACGAGGAGGACTACTCGTTCCGACCGGATATGAACTTTCAGCCCGGGATGACTTATGATGTGCAG GATCTTGACCTCAGACGACCAGGAGTGTTCAAGCCAACTGAAAGACCGGAGTTTGAAGTTACGACGAGGGAAGTTCTCAGGAAAGCTGATTTCAGG AATGTGAGATTCCTTGCAAATTTCATAACTGAGGCTGGAATCATTATCAAAAGAAGCAAG ACTGGCATCAGTGCCAAGGCTCAGAGGAAGATTGCGAGGGAGATCAAAACAGCTCGAGCATTCGGTCTCATGCCCTTCACAACTATGGGGACAAAATCTTTTGCTTTTGGAAAGTCCATGGAGAATGTTGATGCAGACTACGAGTACGAGACCTACGGTAGCCGTGACGACGCAGAGGTGGATGGTGTTTTCGAGGCTCCGAATAGGCGCCAAGGCGTGCTCTAA
- the LOC116189031 gene encoding serine/arginine repetitive matrix protein 1-like isoform X2 — translation MEMEEVRRRMGPLLLPGNGGGGSSRRMRKPLSDCTNTARNSSQSSSSYTASVLKPQPKPDFSVPHSNSRLCSKTSKTRARNPSPSPVAAASAVPPRPPTKSASASAQIQGRAVQNARTEGKTAMVPVSSSLTKRNRRTGDKLDQGEEGSISKSCALPKKRKQHCKREEDDSKKAFEDYIQQQRSYYAEIDAFELPEEEVDSIAALE, via the exons ATGGAAATGGAAGAAGTCCGGAGGAGAATGGGGCCACTGCTTCTTCCCGGCAATGGCGGGGGCGGTAGCAGCCGCAGAATGAGGAAGCCCCTCTCCGACTGCACCAACACCGCTCGCAACTCCTCCCAGTCCTCTTCTTCTTATACGGCGTCTGTTCTCAAGCCACAACCGAAGCCCGATTTCTCGGTCCCCCACTCCAATTCGCGGCTCTGCAGCAAAACCAGCAAGACCAGAGCTCGGAACCCTAGCCCCTCCCCTGTTGCTGCCGCTTCCGCCGTACCTCCTCGGCCTCCCACCAAATCCGCTTCTGCTTCTG CTCAGATTCAAGGTCGAGCTGTGCAAAACGCTAGGACCGAAGGGAAGACAGCTATGGTGCCTGTGAGCAGCTCTCTTACAAAAAGGAATAGGAGAACGGG TGACAAGCTTGATCAAGGTGAAGAGGGCAGTATATCCAAATCATGTGCTTTGCCCAAGAAAAGG AAGCAGCACTGCAAACGAGAAGAGGATGATTCCAAGAAGGCCTTCGAAGACTATATCCAGCAGCAGAGATCGTATTATGCAGAGATTGATGCATTCGAACTGCCAGAGGAGGAGGTAGACTCAATTGCAGCTTTGGAGTGA